The following proteins are co-located in the Spinactinospora alkalitolerans genome:
- a CDS encoding glycerophosphodiester phosphodiesterase has translation MPAVEFPVPPPRERTGTGPRMRSSMIIVAHRGASAYAPENTLAALREAHRRGADMAELDVRQTADGAFVVMHDPTLRRTTNAGAVFPERRPWRVCDFTLAEIRRLDAGSWYGPAFAGEPVPTLEEALETLKDNGLGALVELKVRRRDPAAALRLIGRIAADPHWRGAGADSRLILQSFDWTALRGIAEHLPGARTAVLGTTYSRLALRRVARYASQVNPHHLRVSAPYVRHVHEHGLTMFSWTVNTDSAIRRVIRDGVDGIISDYPDRVAGHLAVAA, from the coding sequence ATGCCCGCCGTCGAGTTCCCCGTCCCGCCGCCGCGCGAGCGCACCGGCACCGGACCCCGGATGCGGTCGTCGATGATCATCGTGGCCCACCGTGGAGCCTCGGCCTACGCCCCCGAGAACACCCTGGCCGCCCTGCGCGAGGCGCACCGGCGCGGCGCCGACATGGCCGAGCTGGACGTGCGCCAGACCGCCGACGGCGCGTTCGTGGTCATGCACGACCCCACCCTGCGCCGCACCACCAACGCCGGCGCGGTCTTCCCCGAACGGCGGCCCTGGCGCGTCTGCGACTTCACGCTCGCCGAGATCCGGCGGCTCGACGCGGGCTCCTGGTACGGCCCGGCCTTCGCGGGCGAGCCGGTGCCCACCCTGGAGGAGGCGCTGGAGACGCTGAAGGACAACGGGCTGGGCGCGCTGGTGGAGCTGAAGGTGCGGCGCCGCGATCCGGCCGCGGCCCTGCGCCTGATCGGCCGGATCGCCGCCGACCCGCACTGGCGCGGCGCCGGCGCCGACTCCCGGCTCATCCTGCAGAGCTTCGACTGGACGGCGCTGCGGGGGATCGCCGAGCACCTGCCCGGCGCCCGCACCGCCGTGCTGGGCACGACCTACAGCAGGCTCGCGCTGCGCAGGGTGGCCCGCTACGCCAGCCAGGTCAACCCGCACCACCTCCGGGTCAGCGCGCCTTATGTCCGCCACGTCCACGAGCACGGGCTCACGATGTTCAGCTGGACGGTCAACACCGACAGCGCGATCCGCAGGGTGATCCGCGACGGCGTGGACGGCATCATCTCCGACTACCCCGACCGCGTCGCCGGGCACCTGGCCGTCGCGGCCTGA